A single Cyclopterus lumpus isolate fCycLum1 chromosome 15, fCycLum1.pri, whole genome shotgun sequence DNA region contains:
- the cdh23 gene encoding cadherin-23 isoform X4, with product MVSPVEGELRVRKDVELDRETTGFYNITVTARDLGSPSRNSSVVVGVNVRDINDNDPVLLNLPYNTSVSEGASIHTSVARVRARDADSGRNALLTYNITAGNQDGAFYINDTTGVVQVNRPLDRERVAEYTLTITVKDNPENPRIARRDSDLLVITILDENDNRPIFTRTSYRAEITENSEAGATVTVLNGPVLAEDKDIGPNAVVKYRLLGARVDLFTVDANSGVIRVRQGAKLDREAFQEPRVELFLVGEDIGRLNSSVPLTVTILDQNDNPPVFSPSSFSVRLPENSPSGVVVTQLSATDADSGSNGWLMYRLVSGAQDRFVVDPLSGAVLVGNTTLDREERGSYHLVVMATDRGTPPMSGTATLTVILDDVNDSRPRFIEPVTMINVNESTPPGVVVATLTAEDPDLHPRLEYYIISVEAKDDGNNPVDGMQESFGIDLHTGAVFVHNPLNRELVATFEIIVSVHDNASEVIDKSGSVPNARLTINVLDVNDNAPRFRPFGVSNFTEKILEGARPGTTLLSVSAVDPDKGPNGQVIYQLLHLPRGGYVRLEDPSTGKIVANQTVDFEQVQWLNFTIRAQDHGSPPRIAELPVYLRIVDVNDNNPVFLQPSYQEPVFENVDLGTIIVRVKATDADSGLFAVIEYSLVDGEGKFGIKPSTGEIYILSPLDRETKDHYTLTAVARDNPGGSSNNRRENSIQVLVTVLDVNDYRPRFTERVFSTSVFENEPSGTSVITVKANDLDEGENGAVLYRILGLHSDAFSLDPNTGLVRSRRLLQSSENFNLTVVATDQGRPPLWSTADLIITVIDVNDNRPLFVRPANGTIIHISEEQPPGLPVYEVHATDSDEGVNGEVRYGFLQTGAGNRDWENFHIDAMSGVITTTVKLDREKQALHSLIIVARDMGQPVPYETTQPLQVALLDIDDNEPVFLKPPRGSLPYQRMAVPEHSRPGTVVGNVTRAVDADEGSNAIVYYFIAGGNSDGNFGLGLDGELKLLKDLDREEIPVYSIIIKASSNRSWTLSRGQKAARAKALDPASDPSLLEVRIVLEDINDQKPRFTKAEYTAGVAANAKVGSELIKVVAIDNDIGNNSLVQYHIVTIRYFQSQSNGSEDVGSIFIIGLTDGIIRTYDLFTAYSPGYFQLEILACDLVGHSTTTNVNIYILRGDQRVKIVFNEIPDLVRENQEDFVNLLSNITGAIVNLDDIQFHVDKKGRVSYGQTDMLIHVVNNQSNTILDVARVIQMIDENKEQLRNLFRKYTVVDVQPAVSDKLPDDITTLQLVIIILAVLLCLAGILFVTMNWHYHRVHQRKLKAIVAGSTGNQGLMDILDMPNTNKYSFEGANPVWLDPFCRNLELAAQADHEDDLPENLSEITDLWNSPARTHGTFGREPQAKPEDDRYLRAAIQEYDNIAKLGQIMREGPIKGSLLNVVLDDYLRLKKLFAARLVTVSTSQGDHSSVTELIQSDKDDDEDEHLVMGGGRGTLRFKHKLPVELKGPEGVHVVHGSTGTLLTSDLNSLPEDDQRALARSLEALNADGCLYSERNSRTESAKSTPMHRHKNGDTLSESPLEITEL from the exons GATTCAGACCTCTTAGTGATCACCATTCTGGATGAGAACGACAACCGGCCGATATTCACCAGGACCAGCTACAGGGCAGAGATCACAGAGAACTCTGAAGCAG GTGCTACTGTAACAGTGTTAAATGGGCCTGTTCTGGCTGAGGATAAAGACATTGGACCCAATGCTGTGGTGAAGTACCGCCTGCTGGGAGCCAGGGTGGACCTCTTTACTGTGGACGCCAATTCTG GTGTGATACGTGTGCGTCAGGGGGCGAAGTTGGACCGCGAGGCGTTTCAGGAGCCTCGGGTTGAGCTGTTCCTGGTTGGGGAGGACATAGGAAGATTAAACAGCAGTGTCCCTCTCACAGTTACCATCCTGGACCAGAATGACAACCCTCCTGTCTTCAGCCCTTCCAGCTTCAGCGTGCGACTCCCTGAGAACAGCCCCTCCG GTGTGGTGGTGACTCAGCTGTCCGCCACCGACGCTGACTCTGGCTCTAATGGCTGGCTGATGTATCGGCTGGTTAGCGGCGCTCAGGACCGCTTCGTGGTCGACCCGCTCTCCGGCGCGGTCCTGGTGGGCAACACCACCCTTGATAGAGAAGAGCGCGGGTCCTACCACCTGGTCGTCATGGCGACTGATCGTGGCACACCCCCCATGTCGGGCACAGCCACCCTGACAGTCATTCTGGATGACGTCAACGACTCACGGCCCCGTTTTATAGAGCCAGTCACCATGATAAATGTCAACGAGTCCACCCCACCGGGTGTGGTGGTGGCCACGCTGACCGCCGAGGACCCTGATCTGCATCCCCGGCTGGAGTATTACATCATCTCAGTGGAGGCAAAGGATGATGGGAACAACCCAGTGGATGGGATGCAGGAGTCCTTTGGCATTGATctacacacag GTGCCGTGTTTGTACACAACCCGCTCAACAGGGAGCTGGTCGCTACATTTGAGATCATTGTGTCCGTCCATGACAACGCCAGTGAAGTTATTGACAAGTCAGGAAGTGTTCCCAACG CGAGACTAACCATAAACGTGTTGGACGTAAATGACAATGCCCCTCGTTTCCGGCCCTTCGGAGTGTCCAACTTCACAGAGAAGATTTTAGAAGGAGCTCGGCCAGGCACAACACTGCTATCAGTATCAGCTGTAGACCCCGATAAGGGTCCCAACGGCCAGGTCATCTACCAGCTGCTCCACCTGCCCCGGGGGGGATACGTTAGATTGGAGGACCCTTCCACTG GTAAGATTGTAGCCAACCAGACGGTGGATTTCGAGCAGGTGCAGTGGCTGAATTTCACGATTCGGGCGCAGGACCATGGCTCTCCTCCCAGAATAGCTGAGCTGCCAGTTTATCTGCGGATAGTGGACGTGAATGACAACAACCCAGTCTTCCTACAACCCTCATACCAG GAGCCCGTGTTCGAGAACGTGGACCTGGGCACCATCATAGTTCGTGTTAAGGCTACAGATGCTGACTCTGGCCTCTTTGCTGTCATTGAGTACAGCCTGGTGGACGGGGAGGGCAAGTTTGGCATCAAACCATCCACT GGAGAGATCTACATCCTTTCTCCTCTGGACAGGGAGACAAAGGATCACTACACTTTAACCGCTGTTGCCCGTGACAACCCTGGTGGCAGCTCCAACAACAGACGAGAGAACTCTATCCAG GTTCTGGTGACCGTCCTTGATGTCAACGATTATCGACCCCGCTTTACGGAGCGAGTGTTCAGCACCAGCGTGTTTGAGAATGAGCCCAGTGGAACGTCTGTGATCACAGTGAAGGCCAACGACCTGGATGAAGGAGAAAATGGAGCGGTACTCTACAGAATACTGGGACTCCATTCGG ATGCGTTCTCCCTGGATCCAAACACAGGGCTGGTGCGTTCTCGCCGCCTGCTTCAGTCCTCTGAAAATTTCAACCTGACTGTGGTGGCTACAGACCAGGGGCGTCCTCCCCTGTGGAGCACTGCAGACCTGATCATTACAGTCATAGATGTCAATGACAACAGGCCGCTGTTTGTCAGGCCCGCCAATGGAACCATCATTCATATCTCTGAG GAGCAGCCCCCGGGCCTGCCGGTGTATGAGGTGCACGCGACAGACTCCGACGAGGGGGTGAATGGAGAGGTCCGCTATGGCTTCCTGCAGACTGGAGCGGGCAACAGAGACTGGGAGAACTTTCACATCGACGCCATGTCCGGAGTCATCACCACTACTGTGAAACTGGACCGAGAAAAACAGGCCCTCCACAGC CTAATCATCGTGGCCCGCGACATGGGCCAGCCAGTGCCTTACGAGACCACACAGCCTCTGCAGGTGGCGTTGTTGGACATTGACGACAATGAACCCGTCTTCCTTAAACCACCG CGTGGCAGCTTGCCTTACCAGAGGATGGCAGTGCCAGAGCACTCCCGACCCGGTACTGTGGTGGGGAATGTAACCAGAGCGGTGGACGCGGACGAGGGCTCCAATGCCATTGTCTACTACTTCATTGCAG GAGGAAACAGTGATGGAAACTTCGGCTTGGGTCTAGATGGAGAGCTGAAGTTGCTTAAGGATCTGGACCGTGAGGAGATCCCGGTCTACTCAATTATCATCAAGGCTTCCAGCAACAGGAGCTGGACTCTTTCCAGGGGTCAGAAGGCAGCACGGGCCAAAGCCTTGGACCCTGCCAGTGACCCCAGCCTGCTGGAAGTCCGCATTGTATTGGAAGACATCAATGACCAGAAACCCCGCTTCACTAAGGCGGAGTACACTGCAG GAGTTGCAGCAAATGCCAAAGTGGGCTCGGAGCTAATCAAGGTCGTGGCTATAGATAACGACATCGGCAACAACAGCTTGGTTCAATACCATATTGTTACAATCCGCTATTTCCAGTCACAGAGCAATGGCAGTGAGGACGTTGGCAGCATCTTCATCATCG GTTTGACGGATGGTATCATCCGAACATATGACCTCTTCACCGCCTACAGCCCTGGCTACTTCCAGCTTGAGATTTTGGCTTGCGATTTGGTTGGTCACAGTACAACAACCAACGTGAACATCTACATTCTCCGGGGTGACCAGAGGGTCAAGATAGTCTTCAATGAGATCCCTGATTTGGTCCGCGAAAACCAAGAAGATTTCGTCAACCTGCTTTCCAACATTACTGGAGCCATTGTCAACTTAGATGATATACAG TTCCACGTGGACAAGAAGGGCAGGGTCAGTTATGGTCAGACAGACATGCTCATCCACGTGGTCAACAATCAGAGCAACACCATCCTTGATGTTGCAAG GGTAATTCAGATGATAGATGAGAAcaaggagcagctgaggaacCTGTTCAGGAAATACACCGTCGTGGATGTTCAGCCTGCTGTCAGTGACAAACTGCCGGACGACATCACCACACTACAG CTAGTCATCATTATCCTGGCTGTGCTGCTGTGCTTGGCAGGAATTCTGTTTGTCACAATGAACTGGCATTATCACAGAGT ACACCAGAGGAAGCTGAAAGCCATTGTTGCAGGATCAACAG GGAACCAGGGTCTAATGGATATCCTCGACATGCCCAACACTAACAAGTACTCTTTTGAGGG AGCTAATCCAGTGTGGCTGGACCCATTCTGTCGCAACCTGGAGCTCGCTGCTCAGGCTGACCACGAGGACGACCTGCCGGAGAACCTGAGTGAGATAACTGACCTGTGGAACAGCCCTGCACGCACTCAT GGCACGTTTGGTCGAGAGCCTCAAGCGAAGCCTGAGGATGATCGTTACTTGAGGGCAGCCATTCAGGAGTACGACAACATTGCTAAACTGGGCCAGATTATGAGGGAAGGGCCTATCAAG GGTTCCCTGCTCAATGTGGTCCTGGACGACTACCTGAGGCTGAAAAAGCTCTTTGCAGCTCGACTCGTCACAGTGTCCACCAGTCAGGGAGATCACTCGTCAGTCACTGAG CTGATCCAGAGTGATAAGGACGATGATGAGGACGAGCATCTGGTCATGGGCGGAGGTCGCGGCACACTGCGCTTTAAGCACAAGCTTCCTGTGGAGTTGAAGGGTCCCGAGGGTGTGCACGTAGTCCACGGCAGCACAGGTAccctcctgacctctgacctcaacaGCCTGCCAGAGGACGACCAGCGGGCCCTCGCACGTTCTCTGGAGGCCCTGAACGCTGACGGGTGCCTCTATTCTGAGCGCAACTCCCGCACTGAGTCGGCCAAGTCCACCCCGATGCACCGCCACAAGAACGGGGACACCCTGTCGGAGAGTCCCCTGGAGATCACAGAGTTATGA
- the eif3s6ip gene encoding eukaryotic translation initiation factor 3 subunit L isoform X1 — translation MSYQEEEEVSSSVPAQYDPYAYPNDCDLHTGDPKADLAYERQYEQQTYTVIPEVIKNFLQYFHKTTSDLIDQKVYELQSNGVSSESIEQKIYEIQDVYENSWNKLTDRFFKNSPWPEAEAIAALVGADAVFIILYKELYYRHIYAKVSGGPTLDQRFESYYNYCNLFNYILNADGPAPLELPNQWLWDIIDEFIYQFQSFSQYRCKTAKKSEEEIEFLRNNPKIWNVHSVLNVLHSLVDKSNINRQLEIYTSGGDPESVAGEYGRHSLYKMLGYFSLVGLLRLHSLLGDYYQAIKVLENIELNKKSMYSRVPECQITTYYYVGFAYLMMRRYQDAIRVFANILLYIQRTRNMFQRSTYKYEMVNKQNEQMHGLLAIALTMYPMRIDESIHTQLREKYGDKMLRMQKGDLQVFEELYSFACPKFLSPVVPNYDNPNYHKEPFQQQLKVFAEEVQQQAQLSTIRSFLKLYTTMPVAKLAGFLDMTEQEFRIQLLVFKHKMKNLVWTSGVSALDGEFQSASEVDFYIDKDMIHIADTKVARRYGDFFIRQIHKFEELNKTMKKVPAISTAAAVSATTTATSAVARAV, via the exons ATGTCAtaccaggaagaggaagaagtaaGT TCCTCTGTTCCGGCACAGTATGACCCGTACGCCTACCCAAACGACTGCGACCTGCACACCG GTGACCCTAAAGCAGACCTGGCCTATGAGAGGCAGTATGAGCAGCAGACCTACACCGTCATCCCCGAGGTGATCAAGAACTTCCTGCAATATTTCCATAAAACCACCTCTGACTTGATCGACCAGAAGGTTTACGAGCTGCAGTCCAACGGAGTTTCCAGTGAGAGCATCGAACAGAAGATCTACGAGATCCAAGACGTCTATGAAAATAG CTGGAACAAGTTGACCGACCGTTTCTTCAAGAACTCTCCTTGGCCAGAGGCTGAGGCCATTGCAGCACTCGTTGGCGCTG ATGCTGTGTTCATCATCCTCTATAAGGAACTgtactacagacacatttacgCGAAAGTCAGC ggTGGACCAACTTTGGACCAGAGGTTTGAGTCGTACTACAATTACTGCAATCTCTTCAATTACATTCTCA ATGCCGATGGCCCTGCCCCCTTGGAGCTGCCAAACCAGTGGCTCTGGGACATCATCGATGAGTTCATCTACCAG TTCCAGTCCTTCAGTCAGTACCGCTGTAAGACGGCCAAAAAGTCAGAGGAGGAGATTGAATTCCTGAGGAACAACCCAAAGATCTGGAACGTCCACAGTGTCCTCAACGTACTCCACTCCCTGGTGGACAAGAGCAACATTAACCGCCAGCTTGAGATCTACACCAGTGGAG GAGACCCAGAGAGTGTGGCTGGAGAATACGGGCGTCACTCCCTGTACAAGATGTTGGGTTACTTCAGCTTGGTGGGGCTCCTGAGGCTTCACTCTCTGCTCGGTGATTATTACCAGGCCATCAAAGTCCTGGAGAACATTGAGCTCAACAAGAAG agtATGTATTCCCGTGTCCCTGAGTGCCAGATCACTACATATTACTATGTGGGTTTTGCCTACCTGATGATGAGGCGCTACCAGGATGCTATTAGAGTCTTTGCCAACATCCTGCTCTACATCCAGAGGACGAGAAACATGTTCCAGAGGTCGACGTATAAATATGAGATG gTTAACAAACAAAATGAGCAGATGCATGGCCTGCTGGCCATCGCACTTACTATGTACCCGATGCGCATCGATGAGAGCATCCACACCCAGCTGAGGGAGAAGTACGGAGACAAGATGCTGCGAATGCAGAAAGG CGACCTGCAGGTGTTTGAGGAGCTTTATAGCTTCGCCTGTCCCAAGTTCCTGTCGCCTGTGGTGCCAAATTACGACAACCCCAACTACCACAAAGAGcctttccagcagcagctgaaggTCTTTGCAGAAGAGGTGCAGCAGCAGGCCCAGCTCTCCACCATTCGCAG CTTCCTGAAGCTGTACACCACCATGCCAGTAGCCAAGCTTGCAGGATTCCTGGACATGACCGAGCAGGAGTTCCGTATTCAGCTGCTCGTcttcaaacacaaaatgaagaaCCTGGTGTGGACCAGTGGCGTTTCAGCTCTGGACGGAGAGTTCCAGTCAGCTTCTGAGGTCGACTTTTACATCGATAAG GACATGATCCACATCGCTGACACTAAAGTTGCTCGTCGCTATGGAGACTTTTTCATCAGACAGATCCACAAGTTTGAGGAG TTGAACAAGACCATGAAAAAGGTGCCGGCCATCAGTACCGCGGCGGCAGTGTCGGCAACCACCACAGCAACAAGTGCAGTAGCTCGAGCAGTCTGA
- the eif3s6ip gene encoding eukaryotic translation initiation factor 3 subunit L isoform X2, whose translation MSYQEEEESSVPAQYDPYAYPNDCDLHTGDPKADLAYERQYEQQTYTVIPEVIKNFLQYFHKTTSDLIDQKVYELQSNGVSSESIEQKIYEIQDVYENSWNKLTDRFFKNSPWPEAEAIAALVGADAVFIILYKELYYRHIYAKVSGGPTLDQRFESYYNYCNLFNYILNADGPAPLELPNQWLWDIIDEFIYQFQSFSQYRCKTAKKSEEEIEFLRNNPKIWNVHSVLNVLHSLVDKSNINRQLEIYTSGGDPESVAGEYGRHSLYKMLGYFSLVGLLRLHSLLGDYYQAIKVLENIELNKKSMYSRVPECQITTYYYVGFAYLMMRRYQDAIRVFANILLYIQRTRNMFQRSTYKYEMVNKQNEQMHGLLAIALTMYPMRIDESIHTQLREKYGDKMLRMQKGDLQVFEELYSFACPKFLSPVVPNYDNPNYHKEPFQQQLKVFAEEVQQQAQLSTIRSFLKLYTTMPVAKLAGFLDMTEQEFRIQLLVFKHKMKNLVWTSGVSALDGEFQSASEVDFYIDKDMIHIADTKVARRYGDFFIRQIHKFEELNKTMKKVPAISTAAAVSATTTATSAVARAV comes from the exons ATGTCAtaccaggaagaggaagaa TCCTCTGTTCCGGCACAGTATGACCCGTACGCCTACCCAAACGACTGCGACCTGCACACCG GTGACCCTAAAGCAGACCTGGCCTATGAGAGGCAGTATGAGCAGCAGACCTACACCGTCATCCCCGAGGTGATCAAGAACTTCCTGCAATATTTCCATAAAACCACCTCTGACTTGATCGACCAGAAGGTTTACGAGCTGCAGTCCAACGGAGTTTCCAGTGAGAGCATCGAACAGAAGATCTACGAGATCCAAGACGTCTATGAAAATAG CTGGAACAAGTTGACCGACCGTTTCTTCAAGAACTCTCCTTGGCCAGAGGCTGAGGCCATTGCAGCACTCGTTGGCGCTG ATGCTGTGTTCATCATCCTCTATAAGGAACTgtactacagacacatttacgCGAAAGTCAGC ggTGGACCAACTTTGGACCAGAGGTTTGAGTCGTACTACAATTACTGCAATCTCTTCAATTACATTCTCA ATGCCGATGGCCCTGCCCCCTTGGAGCTGCCAAACCAGTGGCTCTGGGACATCATCGATGAGTTCATCTACCAG TTCCAGTCCTTCAGTCAGTACCGCTGTAAGACGGCCAAAAAGTCAGAGGAGGAGATTGAATTCCTGAGGAACAACCCAAAGATCTGGAACGTCCACAGTGTCCTCAACGTACTCCACTCCCTGGTGGACAAGAGCAACATTAACCGCCAGCTTGAGATCTACACCAGTGGAG GAGACCCAGAGAGTGTGGCTGGAGAATACGGGCGTCACTCCCTGTACAAGATGTTGGGTTACTTCAGCTTGGTGGGGCTCCTGAGGCTTCACTCTCTGCTCGGTGATTATTACCAGGCCATCAAAGTCCTGGAGAACATTGAGCTCAACAAGAAG agtATGTATTCCCGTGTCCCTGAGTGCCAGATCACTACATATTACTATGTGGGTTTTGCCTACCTGATGATGAGGCGCTACCAGGATGCTATTAGAGTCTTTGCCAACATCCTGCTCTACATCCAGAGGACGAGAAACATGTTCCAGAGGTCGACGTATAAATATGAGATG gTTAACAAACAAAATGAGCAGATGCATGGCCTGCTGGCCATCGCACTTACTATGTACCCGATGCGCATCGATGAGAGCATCCACACCCAGCTGAGGGAGAAGTACGGAGACAAGATGCTGCGAATGCAGAAAGG CGACCTGCAGGTGTTTGAGGAGCTTTATAGCTTCGCCTGTCCCAAGTTCCTGTCGCCTGTGGTGCCAAATTACGACAACCCCAACTACCACAAAGAGcctttccagcagcagctgaaggTCTTTGCAGAAGAGGTGCAGCAGCAGGCCCAGCTCTCCACCATTCGCAG CTTCCTGAAGCTGTACACCACCATGCCAGTAGCCAAGCTTGCAGGATTCCTGGACATGACCGAGCAGGAGTTCCGTATTCAGCTGCTCGTcttcaaacacaaaatgaagaaCCTGGTGTGGACCAGTGGCGTTTCAGCTCTGGACGGAGAGTTCCAGTCAGCTTCTGAGGTCGACTTTTACATCGATAAG GACATGATCCACATCGCTGACACTAAAGTTGCTCGTCGCTATGGAGACTTTTTCATCAGACAGATCCACAAGTTTGAGGAG TTGAACAAGACCATGAAAAAGGTGCCGGCCATCAGTACCGCGGCGGCAGTGTCGGCAACCACCACAGCAACAAGTGCAGTAGCTCGAGCAGTCTGA